In Trifolium pratense cultivar HEN17-A07 linkage group LG7, ARS_RC_1.1, whole genome shotgun sequence, a genomic segment contains:
- the LOC123893807 gene encoding structural maintenance of chromosomes protein 2-1-like: MYIKEICLEGFKSYATRTVVPGFDRFFNAITGLNGSGKSNILDSICFVLGITNLQQVRASNLQELVYKQGQAGITKATVSIVFDNSERSRSPLGYEGHSEITVTRQIVVGGRNKYLINGKLAQPSQVQNLFHSVQLNVNNPHFLIMQGRITKVLNMKPPEILSMLEEAAGTRMYETKKEAALKTLEKKQSKVDEINKLLDQEILPALEKLRKERTQYMQWANCNAELDRLRRFCIAFEYVQAETIKDNATSEVEQVKAKIAEIDNIAKTTMVDVKEMETKIAQLTAEREASMGGEMKSLSEKVDALSQSLVKETSVLNNKEDTLRSEEVNKEKIVKNIEELKQSVEEKVSAIKKAEEGAADLKNKVEELSKSLEEHEKEYQGVLAGKSSGNEEKCLEDQLGDAKIAVGSAETELKQLKTKISHCEKELKEKKNQLRSKQDEATSVENELRARRKDVENIKTGLESLPYKEGEMEALQKERESERDCVQKLKDEIRNISAYLANVEFSYRDPVKDFDRSKVKGVVAKLIKVKDRSTVTALEVTAGGKLYNVVVDTESTGKQLLQNGNLRRRVTIIPLNKIQPYVVTSRVQNAAVELVGKENAEIALSLVGYEEELKKAMEFVFGSTFVCKTPDAAKKVAFSSNIRTTSVTLEGDIFQPSGLLTGGSRKGSGDLLRQLHAVAEAESKLSVHQSRLSKIEAKITELLPLQKKFKDLKAQLELKSYDLSLFQSRAEQNEHHKLGELVKKIEQELEEAKSAVKEKQLLYENCVKTVSSLEKSIKEHDNNRESRLKGLEKKIKSIKSQMQSSSKDLKGHDNEKERLVMEMEAVIQEQASLEQQLASMRTQITNLSSEVEEQKSTVAAGRNNLDEAQSELNAVRQKMKQCDTEISGIVKEQKKLEHKLSESNLERKRMENEVKRMEMEQKDCSVRVDKLIEKHAWIASEKQLFGKSGTDYDFASRDPGKAREELEKLQGEQSGLEKRVNKKVMAMFEKAEDEYNDLMSKKNIIENDKSKIKKVIEELDEKKKETLNVTWTKVNTDFGSIFSTLLPGTMAKLEPPEGCSFLDGLEVRVAFGSVWKQSLSELSGGQRSLLALSLILALLLFKPAPLYILDEVDAALDLSHTQNIGKMIKNHFPHSQFIVVSLKEGMFNNANVLFRTKFVDGVSTVQRTVAKQNK, translated from the exons ATGTACATCAAGGAAATTTGCTTGGAAGGTTTCAAATCCTACGCAACTCGAACGGTTGTTCCTGGATTTGATCGTTTCTTCAACGCTATCACTGGTTTGAACGGTTCTGGTAAATCGAATATTCTCGATTCGATTTGTTTTGTTCTTGGAATCACTAATTTGCAGCAGGTTCGTGCTTCGAATCTTCAAGAACTTGTGTATAAGCAAGGTCAAGCGGGAATTACTAAGGCTACTGTTTCAATTGTGTTTGATAATTCTGAAAGGAGTCGTAGTCCTCTTGGATATGAAGGCCATTCCGAAATTACTGTTACAAGacag ATTGTGGTTGGAGGGAGGAacaaatatttgataaatgggAAACTTGCACAACCTAGTCAAGTCCAGAACCTTTTCCATTCCGTGCAACTAAATGTTAACAATCCACATTTCCTTATAATGCAAGGGCGGATTACTAAGGTTTTAAATATGAAACCGCCAGAGATATTGTCCATGCTTGAGGAAGCTGCTGGGACAAGAATGTACGAGACAAAGAAAGAGGCTGCTCTAAAAACTCTTGAGAAGAAGCAGAGTAAGGTTGATGAGATCAACAAGCTTCTTGATCAGGAGATACTTCCAGCTTTGGAGAAGTTAAGGAAAGAAAGGACGCAGTACATGCAATGGGCTAATTGCAACGCTGAGTTGGATAGACTGAGAAGATTCTGTATTGCTTTTGAGTATGTTCAAGCGGAGACTATTAAAGACAATGCTACTTCTGAGGTGGAACAAGTAAAAGCCAAGATAGCTGAGATTGACAACATTGCTAAGACAACTATGGTGGATGTAAAGGAAATGGAGACTAAAATAGCTCAGTTGACTGCTGAGAGGGAAGCAAGCATGGGTGGGGAAATGAAATCTCTGTCAGAAAAGGTTGATGCACTTTCCCAGAGTCTTGTAAAGGAAACGTCTGTACTAAATAATAAAGAAGACACTCTGAGGAGTGAAGAAGTCAACAAAGAAAAA ATTGTTAAAAATATTGAAGAATTGAAGCAATCAGTAGAAGAGAAGGTGTCTGCCATTAAAAAGGCTGAAGAAGGAGCAGctgatttgaaaaataaagttgAGGAGCTCTCAAAGAGCCTGGAGGAGCATGAAAAGGAATATCAG GGCGTTTTAGCTGGCAAGAGCAGTGGTAACGAGGAGAAATGCTTAGAGGATCAACTAGGCGATGCAAAGATAGCAGTCGGAAGTGCTGAAACAGAACTAAAACagctgaaaacaaaaattagtcaTTGTGAAAAGGAactgaaagagaaaaaaaatcaattaaggTCAAAACAGGATGAAGCTACTTCTGTGGAAAATGAGCTCAGAGCAAGAAGGAAGGATGttgaaaatatcaaaacagGATTGGAGTCTCTTCCTTATAAAGAGGGTGAGATGGAAGCTTTGCAAAAG GAGCGTGAATCTGAGAGGGATTGTGTGCAAAAATTGAAGGATGAAATACGCAACATTTCAGCATACTTGGCTAATGTTGAATTTTCATACCGTGATCCCGTCAAGGACTTTGATAGGTCAAAGGTGAAGGGTGTTGTTGCAAAACTCATCAAAGTAAAAGATAGGTCCACAGTGACTGCCCTAGAG GTTACAGCTGGTGGAAAGTTGTACAATGTTGTAGTTGACACAGAAAGTACTGGAAAACAGCTATTACAGAATGGCAATCTTAGAAGAAGAGTGACAATTATACCTTTGAACAAAATACAACCCTACGTTGTTACCTCAAGAGTTCAAAATGCCGCTGTTGAATTG GTCGGCAAGGAGAATGCCGAAATTGCACTTTCTTTGGTTGGTTATGAAGAAGAATTGAAG AAAGCAATGGAATTTGTCTTTGGCTCAACCTTTGTTTGCAAAACTCCCGATGCTGCAAAGAAG GTGGCATTTAGTAGTAATATTCGCACCACCAGTGTCACACTTGAAGGAGATATTTTTCAGCCAAGCGGTCTTCTTACTGGGGGAAGCCGGAA GGGAAGTGGTGATCTATTGAGGCAACTTCATGCTGTGGCTGAAGCTGAATCAAAACTTTCAGTGCATCAGAGTAGGTTATCAAAGATTGAGGCAAAG ATCACAGAGCTTCTTCCTCTTcagaaaaaatttaaagaccTCAAAGCACAATTAGAACTCAAGTCATATGATCTTTCATTGTTTCAGAGCAGAGCTGAGCAAAACGAGCATCATAAG CTTGGAGAATTAGTGAAGAAGATTGAGCAAGAACTTGAAGAAGCAAAATCTGCAGTCAAAGAAAAGCAACTTTTATATGAAAACTGTGTCAAGACTGTTTCATCACTTGAGAAATCAATCAAAGAACATGACAATAATCGAGAAAGTAGGCTAAAAGGTTTGGAGAAAAAGATAAAGTCGATTAAATCCCAAATGCAGTCATCTTCAAAAGACCTAAAG GGACATGATAATGAAAAAGAGAGGCTTGTAATGGAAATGGAAGCTGTTATCCAGGAGCAAGCTTCCTTGGAGCAACAATTAGCATCCATGAGAACACAGATTACTAATCTTTCCTCAGAAGTAGAAGAACAAAAATCCACA GTTGCTGCTGGAAGGAATAATCTTGATGAAGCTCAGTCAGAGCTGAATGCAGTTCGTCAGAAAATGAAGCAGTGTGACACGGAAATCAGCGGCATTGTTAAAGAGCAGAAAAAACTCGAACATAAACTTAGTGAGAGTAATCTTGAAAGGAAGAGGATGGAAAACGAG GTAAAACGAATGGAGATGGAACAGAAAGACTGTTCTGTGAGGGTGGATAAATTGATAGAGAAGCATGCATGGATTGCTTCTGAAAAACAGTTGTTTGGTAAAAGTGGGACTGATTATGATTTTGCTTCTCGTGATCCTGGTAAAGCAAGGGAAGAACTCGAGAAGCTTCAGGGTGAACAATCTGG GCTTGAGAAAAGGGTGAACAAGAAAGTAATGGCAATGTTTGAGAAGGCAGAAGATGAGTACAATGACTTGATgtcaaagaaaaatataattgag AATGACAAGTCTAAAATCAAGAAGGTGATTGAAGAGCttgatgagaaaaagaaagagacaCTAAATGTTACCTGGACCAAAGTGAATAC TGACTTTGGATCAATATTTTCTACACTATTACCGGGCACAATGGCTAAGTTAGAACCTCCAGAAGGATGCAGCTTTCTCGATGGTCTTGAGGTTCGTGTTGCATTTGGAAGTGTATGGAAACAGTCATTGTCTGAATTGAGTGGAGGTCAGCGATCATTGCTTGCACTTTCTCTGATTCTGGCACTGCTTCTTTTTAAACCTGCTCCGCTTTACATCTTGGACGAG GTTGATGCAGCTCTTGATTTGAGCCACACACAAAACATAGGGAAGATGATAAAAAATCACTTTCCACACTCCCAG TTTATTGTGGTGTCACTAAAGGAAGGCATGTTCAATAATGCAAATGTTCTTTTCCGGACAAAATTTGTAGACGGTGTTTCAACAGTTCAGCGAACTGTAGCTAAGCAAAACAAGTGA